The sequence AATTTCAATTTTTGTAACCATTCAGGTAATCCTTTACCGCAGAGACGCAGAGAAACAGAGAGGAAAATATCTTTTTTTTCGTGTTTTTCGGTGTTTAAAAAGGCTTAAAAAACAGTTAGTCGAAAGTCCGTATTAAAAGATTATCAAACAAGGAAAGTCCCGAAATGCACAAAAAAGGAAATTTCTGTCTCTGGTGAATAGATTTTAATTTTTTCTCTGCGTCTCTGTGTCTCTGCGGTAAATTACCACCTGACGGTTACGAAAATTCATTGACATTTTCTTTTTCTTGTGTTATAATTTCCATCAGGATGAATAAATTTTTAATTGTAGTCTTACTTATTATTTTGAGTATCCATCGTCAGGAAATAGCATCAGGGGAAATAACTCACGCTGAATCTTTAGTGGAGATTACACCTGTTTTGCCAGATTCGTTGACTTCTTATACACGGCTATCTTTTAAAATATCGAATATCGGTGTTAATGATATTCCCTCTTTCATCTTTCAAGTTAGCCTCATAGACCCGGATAATAAATTAATCTGGGAAAAGGTGAAAACCTCCGGGCTTTTAAAACCTAACCAAAGAAAAAATTTTAAATTTTATATTCCTTTAAAAGAGATTAAAGATGGTAACTACCAATTAAAATATATATTAATCTATGCCAATAAAGAAGTAGAGGATAAGATAGATATTCCTTCAAAGATTCCTGCTAATATCTCCAGAATCCCATCGGGAAAAGAAGATTTAAAAGTTGAGAAGATAGAGAATGTTTATACGATAGGTGCGTCTGACATCTTAGAGATATTTGTTTCAGAAGATCCGGATTTAAGGAAGGCAGTAACTGTTACTCCAGATGGTAAGATTTATTTTCCGATAGTCGGAAATATAGATGTTATAGGAATGACTCCAACTGAATTAAGTAAAAAGATTGCCAATGATTTGAGTAAAAAAGATTATCTTGTCAATCCTACGGTCACAGTTGCCGTGGTCCAAATTAATAGTAAGAAATTCTCTATCATTGGTGAAGTAGTAAAACCCGGCGTGTTTTCAGTTAATGAAGAAATTACGCTACTTAAAGCAATTGCATTAGCCGGTGGTTTTACACCGTTTGCAGATTTGCGTAAGATTACTGTTTTGCGCAAAAAAGATGTAAAATATGATAGGATTAAAATAGATGTGACTGAAATCATAAAAAAAGGCAAGTTACAAAAAAATATTGGCATTTGCCCGGAGGATATAATTATCGTCCCGGCGAGTTTATTCTAACGAATGAAATTGGAAAATAGAAATTAGTATGAAAGTAAGTGATTTTGATTATAATTTACCTAAAGAATTAATTGCTCAACATCCTTTACCCTGCCGTGATGAATCCAAACTATTAGTTTTAAACCGTAAAACTGACAAAATTGAAGATAGGGTTTTTAAAGATATAATTGAGTATTTAAGTAAAGATGATACCCTGATACTAAATAATACAAAGGTTTTTCCTGCAAGATTATTTACAACAGCGAGAAAACCGGTAGAAATTCTACTCCATAGAAACTCCGAGGGACAGGTATGGGAGGTGTTAATTAAACATTCTAAAAAGGTAAATGTCGGAGCAAAGTTACCATTTGGAGACAATCTAAGCGGTGAATTAATAGAAAAAAAGGGTAATCGGGGATATATTAAATTTGAATATGAAGGAGACTTTTTTGAAATCGTTGAGAAGATAGGGAAAACCCCATTACCGCCTTATATTAAAAGAGAAGCCGTTCCGTCGGATATTGAGCGATATCAAGCTATCTATGCCAAATATCCTGGTGCAGTGGCGGCACCTACGGCTGGTCTCCATTTTACTAAAGAATTACTTAAAAAAATATCCGATAAAGGGGTAAAATTTGCGTTCATTACCTTGCATGTGGGCATAGGCACATTTAGTCCGATTAGAAAGGAAGATGTCATCGAACATCACATGGAGGAGGAATATTACGAGATTAGTCCTGAGTCGGCTGAAACAATTAATCAAACTAATGGAAAAAGAATAGTGGTTGGAACGACTACGGTACGGGCATTAGAAACAGCAGGGAAAAATCCAGAATCTAAAATAATCCCTTGTTCCGGGTGGACAGGATTATTTATTTACCCGGGGTTTGAATTTAAACTAACAGATATGCTCATTACTAATTTCCATTTGCCAAAGACGACGCTTCTGATTTTAGTAAGTGCCTTTACTGGCAGGGAAAAGATTCTGTCTGCATATACCCACGCTATCAATGGGGGGTATAGATTTTATAGCTACGGCGATGCAATGTTGATTGTATAAGGGTGGGAACGGATTACCATTCACCAGTTACCAATTACCAGTTACCAATTACCAGTTACCAATTACCAGTTACCAGTTACCAGTTACCAATTACCAGTTACCAATTACCAGTTACCAGTTACCAGTTACCAATTACCAGTTACCAATTACCAGTTACCAATTACCAGTTACCAGTTACCAGTTACCAAATTTAAGGAGGGTAAAATGCAGATTAGTGTATTTGGTCTTGGTTATGTAGGTTGTGTTTCTGCGGCATGTCTTGCCAAAGAAGGACATCAGGTTATTGGCGTAGATACCAATATCGATAAGGTCGAGATGATAAATGCGGGTAAAAGCCCTATTATCGAAAAGGGCTTAGATGAAATACTTAAAGAGGTAGTAAGTTCAAATAAATTAAAGGCAACTATTTCTTCAAAAGAAGGCATATTTAATTCTGAGATTTCTTTAATTTGCGTGGGAACGCCAGGCAATGAAAATGGTAGTCTTGACCTGAGATATATCAATAGGGTTTGTATAGATATTGGTGAATCGTTAGCTCAAAAAGATTCATTTCATATTGTCGTTGTCCGAAGCACG comes from bacterium and encodes:
- the queA gene encoding tRNA preQ1(34) S-adenosylmethionine ribosyltransferase-isomerase QueA, which codes for MKVSDFDYNLPKELIAQHPLPCRDESKLLVLNRKTDKIEDRVFKDIIEYLSKDDTLILNNTKVFPARLFTTARKPVEILLHRNSEGQVWEVLIKHSKKVNVGAKLPFGDNLSGELIEKKGNRGYIKFEYEGDFFEIVEKIGKTPLPPYIKREAVPSDIERYQAIYAKYPGAVAAPTAGLHFTKELLKKISDKGVKFAFITLHVGIGTFSPIRKEDVIEHHMEEEYYEISPESAETINQTNGKRIVVGTTTVRALETAGKNPESKIIPCSGWTGLFIYPGFEFKLTDMLITNFHLPKTTLLILVSAFTGREKILSAYTHAINGGYRFYSYGDAMLIV
- a CDS encoding polysaccharide biosynthesis/export family protein; the encoded protein is MNKFLIVVLLIILSIHRQEIASGEITHAESLVEITPVLPDSLTSYTRLSFKISNIGVNDIPSFIFQVSLIDPDNKLIWEKVKTSGLLKPNQRKNFKFYIPLKEIKDGNYQLKYILIYANKEVEDKIDIPSKIPANISRIPSGKEDLKVEKIENVYTIGASDILEIFVSEDPDLRKAVTVTPDGKIYFPIVGNIDVIGMTPTELSKKIANDLSKKDYLVNPTVTVAVVQINSKKFSIIGEVVKPGVFSVNEEITLLKAIALAGGFTPFADLRKITVLRKKDVKYDRIKIDVTEIIKKGKLQKNIGICPEDIIIVPASLF